The Saccharicrinis carchari genomic interval CTGAAGTATCAACTATAAACACGGATGGAACCAGTAGGAAGCCTTCAGTTTAAACCTCCCAATTTTTCATTCAACATTCCGGAGTATTTGTCAGGTGCTTTAAGCACTATTCCAGGCGATTGGATAAATTTTCCGTCGGCATCGGAATACAGGCTGTAATCCGGTTTATCTTTCCCATCGCTTGCTTGCAGGTTTTCGGGCGAATAGGAGCTGATGGCCACAATTTGATAGCCCAATTTAACTACTTCGCTTTGCACTCCTTGTATTTCGGAAAGATCGGCATTGCAATATGGGTACCAGCCCCCGCGGTAAAACCAACAGTACCGTAGGCTTTTTAGCTATAATTGCCGAAATAAAACCAAGCCACATACTAAAAAAAACCATAGCCTGTTTCATTTTTTTAATATTTCCGAAAAGTAAAAATTCTGCTTTTAACCGTACCTAAAGGGAGATAGCGTTTTTCACTTTTTCACAAAAAGCAGCTCAAAATAATTCTTCAGGTGAAGCAGTTGTTTATGGGTCACGTCGGGCTCGTTAAGGGCCTTGGACACGATTAATGCACCCTCAAAAATTACGGTAAACATATCGGCCAGCGAATGGACATCAACATTTTCAGGTGCGCGGTATTCTTCCAAAACGTCACGGAGCAAAAATTCAAAAGTCTTGCGCCACGATAGTATCGTTTCAGTGATGTGCGCCTTTATATCGGGGCTGAACTGGTTGGGCTCGTACATGTAAGAGGCGTACAGACAACCGGGCGGGGATTTTAAATCCGTCATCATGTCGATAAACTCCTGAATAAACTCCAAAAGCCGGTGAAGGGGATCCCTACCCGTTTGCCTAGTTTTTTCCAGCGCATGGTTCATGTGTGCCATATCCTCCCTGGCATACTCTTCTATCATGGCTTTCGCCAGGGCGTTCTTGCTTTTAAAATGATAAAA includes:
- a CDS encoding thioredoxin domain-containing protein, with the translated sequence MQSEVVKLGYQIVAISSYSPENLQASDGKDKPDYSLYSDADGKFIQSPGIVLKAPDKYSGMLNEKLGGLN
- a CDS encoding TetR/AcrR family transcriptional regulator, which encodes MARDGKPTRDIILSESKNLVFENGFSGTSIDLILQKAGITKGAFFYHFKSKNALAKAMIEEYAREDMAHMNHALEKTRQTGRDPLHRLLEFIQEFIDMMTDLKSPPGCLYASYMYEPNQFSPDIKAHITETILSWRKTFEFLLRDVLEEYRAPENVDVHSLADMFTVIFEGALIVSKALNEPDVTHKQLLHLKNYFELLFVKK